In Calothrix sp. PCC 7507, one DNA window encodes the following:
- a CDS encoding cryptochrome/photolyase family protein has protein sequence MIGIWILGDQLWLKQAALASCSQHENLPVILIESQQHIQARPYHQQKLVLIWSAMRHFAEELRQHKYSVTYKIAADFQTPLQAWIQANKITELRVMMPNDRPFTKVIQSLELPCQITLIANNHFLWSTSEFHNYAQGRKRLLMEDFYRQGRRRCQILMEKDQPVGGQWNLDKENRQPPKGKLNTPPAKWFAADAITLDVIDKVKSLSFPTYGEIEPFHWGVTRKQALQVLDWFIQQRLPHFGPYQDAMVTGEETMWHALLSPYLNIGLLHPLEVIQAAEQAYQEKQLPLNSVEGFIRQVLGWREYMHGIYHYVDANYSEKNWFNHTQKLPEFFWTGKTEMNCLHQILTQVQRTGYAHHIQRLMVLSNFALISGLSPQEVENWFHAAFIDAYDWVMQTNVIGMGLFADGGVLASKPYAASANYINKMSDYCKSCVYSHKERLGENACPFNFFYWNFLDQHRDKLQTQGRMSFILKNLDKMSDEELNSIRKQAQDWHINL, from the coding sequence ATGATAGGGATTTGGATATTAGGCGATCAACTTTGGCTAAAACAAGCAGCTTTAGCAAGTTGCTCACAGCACGAGAATTTGCCTGTAATTTTAATTGAGTCACAGCAACATATCCAAGCCAGACCCTATCATCAGCAAAAACTAGTTTTGATTTGGTCAGCAATGCGACATTTTGCTGAAGAATTACGACAGCACAAATATTCAGTTACTTACAAAATAGCCGCAGATTTTCAAACACCACTCCAAGCATGGATTCAGGCAAATAAAATTACTGAATTACGGGTGATGATGCCTAATGACCGACCATTCACCAAGGTAATTCAAAGTTTAGAACTTCCTTGCCAAATTACTCTAATTGCTAACAATCATTTTTTATGGAGTACATCAGAATTCCATAATTATGCTCAAGGACGCAAGCGGTTGTTAATGGAGGATTTTTATCGCCAAGGAAGGCGGCGGTGCCAAATTTTAATGGAGAAAGATCAACCAGTCGGGGGACAGTGGAATTTAGATAAAGAAAATCGCCAACCACCGAAAGGTAAATTAAATACGCCGCCTGCAAAATGGTTTGCAGCAGATGCAATTACACTTGATGTCATCGATAAAGTTAAGTCTCTCTCATTTCCTACCTATGGCGAAATAGAACCTTTTCACTGGGGAGTAACTCGCAAACAAGCACTCCAAGTATTAGACTGGTTTATTCAACAGCGACTGCCCCATTTTGGCCCCTACCAAGATGCAATGGTGACAGGAGAAGAAACAATGTGGCACGCGCTGCTTTCCCCTTACCTGAATATTGGTTTACTCCACCCTTTAGAAGTAATTCAAGCAGCAGAACAAGCTTATCAAGAAAAACAACTACCTCTAAATAGCGTCGAAGGCTTCATTCGTCAGGTGTTGGGTTGGCGAGAATATATGCATGGTATTTATCACTATGTAGATGCAAATTACTCAGAAAAAAATTGGTTTAACCATACACAAAAGCTACCAGAATTTTTCTGGACAGGTAAAACCGAAATGAATTGTTTGCACCAAATTCTGACTCAAGTGCAACGGACTGGTTATGCTCATCATATCCAAAGATTAATGGTGTTGAGTAATTTTGCGCTGATTTCCGGACTTTCGCCACAAGAAGTAGAAAACTGGTTCCATGCAGCATTTATTGATGCTTATGACTGGGTAATGCAGACAAATGTCATTGGTATGGGTTTATTTGCTGATGGGGGAGTGTTAGCATCAAAGCCCTATGCTGCCTCTGCAAACTATATTAATAAAATGAGTGACTACTGCAAAAGTTGTGTTTATAGTCATAAAGAACGTCTGGGTGAAAACGCTTGTCCATTTAACTTCTTTTATTGGAACTTTCTTGACCAACACCGCGATAAATTGCAGACTCAAGGACGTATGAGCTTTATTTTGAAAAACTTAGATAAAATGTCGGATGAAGAATTAAATTCTATTCGTAAACAAGCTCAAGATTGGCATATTAATTTATAA
- a CDS encoding diheme cytochrome C, with the protein MSNLVKRKPRDRQPLGLLLVVLAWSLAMGWLLALASNAQGVTTVGEIGTVDVVPAQYKLGQELYLENCATCHIALPPAVLPTQTWQNLLQDSQHYGVQLKPLINPPRILIWKYLQTFSRSQRQDEETPYRVNNSRYFKALHPGVKLQRPTQINSCVSCHPSANDFNFRRLSQEWE; encoded by the coding sequence ATGTCAAATCTTGTGAAGCGTAAACCCCGCGATCGCCAACCCCTTGGTTTACTTTTAGTAGTTTTGGCTTGGAGTCTAGCTATGGGTTGGCTTCTCGCTCTAGCTAGTAATGCCCAAGGTGTGACGACCGTTGGGGAAATCGGCACCGTTGATGTCGTGCCTGCACAATATAAACTGGGGCAAGAACTGTATTTGGAAAACTGCGCGACTTGTCATATTGCCTTACCACCAGCAGTTTTACCCACCCAAACCTGGCAAAATCTCCTGCAAGACTCCCAGCATTATGGCGTACAACTCAAACCTTTAATCAATCCACCACGGATCTTGATATGGAAGTATCTCCAAACTTTCTCTCGTTCTCAGCGACAAGACGAGGAAACACCATATCGTGTCAACAACTCACGTTATTTCAAAGCTTTACATCCAGGAGTTAAGCTCCAACGCCCTACTCAGATTAACAGTTGTGTTAGCTGTCATCCCAGCGCTAATGATTTTAATTTCCGCCGCCTTAGCCAAGAATGGGAGTGA
- a CDS encoding PepSY domain-containing protein: MKLRNRLLTLHGFVGILGGLLLVVMGLTGSAIVFHQEIDRTLNPHLMQVVPQGERVAIATFFSSAQAAIPNARLESIQFPQTPDATYHLGFKSGKQTWQEMFIHPYTGKILGIRQSGRTLISILYAIHHDFSAGTVGLYLVGISGLILILQAITGLILWTGWRKLATGFRIRWGAPTQLLNFDLHNVGGAIANLFLLMIGLTGVVIVIAHIVLDPHHEAQIFPPFQPAIAINELLQTADNSIPDGTTTSVSFPDAQKMVVMKKLPQDHPRLYFSSVTVDGATGNVLQVNKVVEKPLMWKFLTPIVDLHFGSFGGLPTRILYVFIGFMPLMLLITGVIMWKRRRLKSKREEMIVVHR; encoded by the coding sequence ATGAAATTACGAAATCGGCTGTTAACATTGCATGGGTTTGTGGGCATTTTAGGTGGACTGCTATTGGTGGTGATGGGCTTGACAGGGAGTGCGATCGTTTTTCACCAAGAGATCGATCGCACTCTGAATCCACACTTGATGCAAGTTGTCCCCCAAGGTGAACGGGTAGCGATCGCCACATTCTTCTCATCGGCTCAAGCTGCTATACCTAACGCCAGACTGGAATCGATTCAATTTCCTCAAACCCCTGATGCTACTTATCATCTAGGATTTAAATCCGGGAAACAGACATGGCAAGAAATGTTTATCCATCCCTACACGGGTAAAATTTTGGGTATTCGCCAAAGTGGTCGGACTCTGATTAGTATCCTCTATGCAATTCACCATGACTTCTCGGCGGGAACGGTAGGCTTATATCTAGTTGGCATCAGTGGGTTAATTTTGATACTACAAGCCATAACTGGGCTAATTCTGTGGACAGGGTGGCGCAAACTCGCCACTGGCTTCCGGATTCGTTGGGGTGCGCCTACCCAACTGCTAAATTTCGATTTGCACAATGTGGGCGGGGCGATCGCTAATCTATTCTTACTGATGATTGGGTTGACTGGTGTTGTGATTGTGATAGCACACATTGTCCTCGATCCTCATCACGAAGCACAAATATTTCCCCCATTTCAACCGGCGATCGCCATCAACGAACTACTCCAAACAGCCGATAATTCTATACCAGATGGCACAACCACCTCTGTATCTTTCCCAGATGCTCAAAAAATGGTAGTCATGAAGAAACTACCCCAAGATCATCCCCGACTTTATTTCAGTTCCGTCACGGTGGATGGAGCAACAGGTAATGTTTTACAAGTCAATAAGGTTGTCGAGAAACCACTAATGTGGAAGTTTCTCACACCAATCGTCGATCTGCACTTTGGTAGTTTTGGTGGGCTACCTACTCGGATTCTCTATGTGTTTATAGGGTTTATGCCTTTAATGTTACTTATTACTGGTGTGATCATGTGGAAGCGGCGACGACTAAAAAGTAAGCGGGAAGAGATGATTGTAGTCCACAGGTAA
- a CDS encoding MoxR family ATPase: MRDKIDALTQNLAQTIVGKSDAIRLVLVALLGGGHALLEDVPGVGKTLLAKSLARSLDGKFQRLQCTPDLLPTDITGTNIWNPKNGEFSFLPGPIFANILLADEINRATPRTQSALLEVMEEHQVTVDGVSRPVPTPFFVIATQNPVEYQGTFPLPEAQMDRFMLSLSLGYPSEREELQMLQTQADGVKVADLQPCITLAEVTQLRQLCAQVRVESSLQQYILELVRATRQDEEISLGVSPRGTLALQRATQALAFLLGRDYAIPDDVKFLVPHVLCHRLIPRGGRSARSVVERLLRSQPIP, translated from the coding sequence ATGAGAGACAAAATTGACGCTTTAACTCAAAACCTGGCTCAGACTATCGTTGGCAAAAGTGACGCGATCCGCCTAGTGTTAGTTGCCCTGTTGGGTGGTGGTCATGCACTGTTAGAAGATGTCCCTGGTGTCGGCAAAACTCTCCTCGCTAAATCCCTGGCGCGATCGCTCGATGGCAAGTTCCAACGGTTACAATGTACTCCTGATTTATTACCCACAGATATCACTGGTACAAATATCTGGAACCCCAAAAATGGGGAATTTAGCTTTCTTCCTGGGCCAATATTTGCCAATATCTTATTAGCTGACGAAATCAACCGCGCCACACCCCGCACACAATCGGCTTTGCTGGAAGTGATGGAAGAACATCAGGTGACAGTTGATGGTGTTTCCCGTCCCGTTCCTACACCTTTCTTTGTGATTGCTACTCAAAACCCCGTCGAGTACCAAGGTACTTTCCCTCTACCAGAAGCGCAGATGGATCGGTTTATGCTGTCGTTGAGTTTGGGTTATCCATCCGAAAGAGAAGAACTCCAGATGCTGCAAACCCAAGCAGATGGTGTAAAAGTTGCTGATTTGCAGCCTTGTATTACCTTGGCAGAAGTCACTCAATTGCGGCAACTCTGCGCCCAGGTAAGAGTGGAAAGCTCCCTGCAACAATACATTTTGGAATTAGTCAGGGCAACAAGGCAAGATGAGGAAATATCTCTAGGCGTTAGTCCTCGCGGTACCCTGGCACTACAACGAGCCACCCAAGCGTTAGCTTTTCTGTTGGGGCGTGACTATGCCATTCCTGATGACGTGAAATTCCTTGTCCCTCATGTTCTTTGCCATCGCCTCATTCCTAGGGGAGGACGCAGTGCTAGAAGTGTAGTTGAGCGGTTATTGCGATCGCAACCCATTCCTTAA
- a CDS encoding TonB-dependent siderophore receptor, which produces MAKRKQISILMAMLTASCAYAAVILAINPAQAETIPYGSDVEHPLLSQNPPTPTVVQVTGVKVNPTDKGVEVILETTQGDKLQISDRSQDRSFIADIPNAQLRLPNGDGFTFRSEKPQVGITEINVVNVDNNNIRVTVVGEASLPTVELFDGDEGLIFGVVAATQQAQQPPREGEESKPDESIELVVTGEQDGYRVPNATVGTRTDTPILDIPQSIQVIPQQVLKDQQIIRVDDALRNVSGVVGNFAPFGNSEALTLRGFVSDSYTNLAVVRDGFRTYDNSSVQETANLERIEVLKGPASVLYGQNDPGGLINLVTKQPLSSPFYSFQVQAGSFGLVRPSFDFSGPLSKDGSVLYRLNAAYQREDGFRSFETNTERYFAAPVLKWNLSDRTNLSFSLEYIKNQSPYDPGLIALGTGVINSPSDRVFNEPDDYIRTTSLNIGYNLEHKFSDNWTLRNAFRYADQDYQILATIPISFDESTGILNRIYAARQYLSQDYSLQTNVVGKFTTGFIKHTLLAGADLAWFTNEDVYSNPDFFNPTPLDVFNPVYKNLPRPDLTKNAPPGTFDVNINRVGGFVQDQLALGDDLILLLSLRFDGIDYRNTFESTSRYDSAWSPRVGFVYKPTDTVSVYASYARSFTLNFGQDINGDFLPPQTAEGLEVGVKAELFDKKLLATLAYFDITKQNVATADPVIPFVSVATGEQRSRGLELDISGQILPGWNVIGFYAYTEAEVTQDNDIPVGNRLPGAPQHSAGMWTTYEFPSGGLKGLGLGIGVNYVSNRFGDLQNSYEVGDYFLTNAAIFYKRDQWRIGLNFKNLFDAEYISSVGGSSRITGIAPGSPFSVVGSISVEF; this is translated from the coding sequence ATGGCTAAACGCAAACAAATATCAATTCTGATGGCGATGCTGACAGCAAGCTGCGCCTACGCTGCTGTCATCTTGGCAATTAATCCAGCACAAGCAGAAACAATTCCTTATGGGAGTGATGTTGAGCATCCTCTACTTTCACAAAATCCCCCCACTCCCACGGTGGTGCAAGTCACGGGAGTCAAGGTAAATCCTACTGATAAGGGTGTGGAAGTAATTTTAGAAACCACTCAAGGTGACAAGTTACAAATTAGCGATCGCAGTCAAGATCGTAGTTTCATTGCAGATATTCCTAATGCCCAATTACGCCTACCTAATGGTGATGGTTTTACATTCCGTTCGGAAAAACCACAAGTTGGTATTACTGAGATAAATGTTGTAAATGTTGACAACAATAATATCCGGGTGACGGTGGTGGGTGAAGCGAGTTTGCCTACTGTGGAATTGTTTGACGGTGATGAAGGTCTGATTTTTGGTGTAGTAGCTGCTACACAGCAGGCACAGCAGCCGCCAAGGGAAGGGGAAGAGTCAAAACCAGACGAGTCGATTGAGTTAGTCGTGACGGGAGAGCAAGATGGGTATCGCGTACCCAATGCAACAGTGGGAACTCGTACTGATACACCAATTTTAGATATTCCGCAGTCAATTCAGGTGATTCCGCAGCAGGTGCTGAAAGACCAGCAAATTATCCGGGTTGATGATGCGTTGCGAAATGTTAGTGGTGTGGTGGGAAATTTTGCCCCATTTGGAAATAGCGAGGCGTTGACGCTGCGGGGGTTTGTGAGTGATAGCTACACTAACCTGGCGGTTGTGCGTGATGGCTTTCGCACCTATGATAACAGCAGTGTGCAAGAAACTGCAAATCTGGAACGGATTGAGGTGTTGAAGGGTCCGGCTTCGGTGCTTTATGGGCAAAATGACCCTGGTGGATTGATTAATTTGGTAACAAAGCAACCACTATCGAGTCCGTTCTACAGTTTTCAGGTACAGGCGGGTAGTTTTGGATTGGTGCGTCCTAGCTTCGATTTTTCGGGACCACTGAGTAAGGATGGGAGTGTTCTCTATCGGCTGAATGCTGCATATCAGCGGGAAGACGGGTTTCGCAGTTTTGAGACAAATACAGAGCGGTATTTTGCAGCTCCAGTTTTGAAGTGGAATCTGAGCGATCGCACTAACCTGTCTTTTTCACTGGAATATATCAAAAATCAAAGTCCTTACGATCCTGGTTTGATTGCTTTGGGTACTGGGGTGATTAATTCTCCTAGCGATCGCGTTTTCAATGAACCAGATGACTATATTCGGACGACATCCCTGAATATCGGCTACAACCTAGAACACAAATTTAGTGATAACTGGACGCTGCGTAATGCCTTCCGCTACGCCGATCAAGATTATCAAATTTTAGCGACAATCCCGATCTCTTTCGATGAATCCACGGGAATCCTCAACCGGATTTATGCAGCTAGGCAATACTTATCACAAGATTACTCTTTGCAAACCAATGTAGTCGGTAAATTTACCACAGGTTTTATCAAACATACGCTTTTGGCAGGTGCGGATTTAGCCTGGTTCACCAACGAAGATGTGTATTCAAATCCTGATTTCTTCAATCCAACTCCTCTGGATGTTTTTAACCCAGTGTATAAAAATCTTCCTAGACCAGATTTAACTAAAAATGCACCACCTGGAACATTTGATGTCAACATCAACCGAGTAGGTGGTTTTGTGCAAGATCAACTGGCTTTGGGAGACGACTTAATTTTATTACTGAGTCTGCGTTTTGATGGCATTGATTATCGTAATACCTTTGAAAGTACTAGCAGATATGACAGTGCTTGGAGTCCTCGGGTGGGTTTTGTCTATAAACCGACTGATACAGTTTCTGTGTATGCTAGCTATGCGCGATCGTTTACGCTCAACTTTGGACAAGATATCAACGGTGATTTTCTCCCTCCTCAAACTGCGGAAGGTTTGGAAGTAGGGGTGAAAGCCGAACTCTTCGATAAAAAATTGTTGGCGACTTTGGCATATTTTGACATTACCAAGCAAAACGTAGCGACTGCCGATCCAGTCATTCCTTTTGTTTCTGTGGCTACTGGAGAACAGCGTAGCCGGGGGCTGGAATTGGATATTAGCGGTCAAATTTTACCAGGATGGAATGTCATTGGCTTTTATGCTTACACCGAGGCCGAAGTTACTCAAGATAATGATATTCCCGTTGGTAATCGCTTACCTGGCGCTCCTCAACATAGTGCTGGGATGTGGACAACCTATGAATTCCCATCCGGTGGATTAAAGGGTTTGGGTTTGGGAATTGGCGTGAATTATGTCAGTAATCGATTCGGCGATTTGCAAAATTCCTATGAGGTTGGGGATTATTTCCTCACCAACGCCGCTATTTTTTATAAGCGAGATCAGTGGCGAATTGGGCTGAATTTCAAAAACTTGTTTGATGCTGAGTACATTTCCAGTGTGGGGGGGTCTTCTAGAATCACTGGTATTGCACCAGGATCTCCCTTTAGCGTAGTTGGCTCAATTTCTGTGGAGTTTTAA
- a CDS encoding AraC family transcriptional regulator — protein MAKIITISEFQDFEAEARQNGEVLEHWEDSVAKFTVPQKVGNGGQLFFRLRDGCHIKIEEGKFHYPLCLDSHIPESQQLFLSFYSSGNFRIINPGLKAESDRTEGWRESCFSFMQDIQNIEYIPAQQRLQRIQLGINLDVLRALNSGLEVLPVQLQKWIEGKEIENFHQSLGTITPAIQIKLQEIRNCPYRGAIRQIYLESRMLDLLALQLTKWTELEQQPCYLPKLRRNDIERLYLAQEILSKNLENPPSLLELARQVGLNDNKLKWGFRHLFGKAVFEYFHDCQMQQAQNLLAQTQLSVTEIAHTVGYASLPSFSGAFRRRFGTSPRGYRDRCG, from the coding sequence ATGGCAAAAATCATTACCATCTCAGAATTTCAGGATTTTGAAGCAGAAGCAAGGCAAAATGGTGAAGTCTTAGAACACTGGGAAGACTCGGTAGCTAAGTTTACAGTACCTCAGAAGGTTGGTAATGGAGGACAGTTGTTCTTCCGGTTGCGGGATGGTTGCCACATCAAAATAGAAGAGGGTAAATTTCATTACCCCTTATGTCTCGACTCCCACATACCAGAATCACAGCAATTATTTTTGAGTTTTTACTCATCTGGCAATTTTAGAATCATTAATCCTGGTTTAAAAGCAGAGAGCGATCGCACTGAAGGGTGGAGAGAGAGTTGTTTTTCCTTTATGCAAGACATTCAAAATATAGAATATATCCCTGCACAGCAAAGACTACAACGCATTCAACTGGGGATTAATCTTGATGTTTTGAGAGCATTAAATTCAGGATTGGAAGTGCTACCAGTGCAGTTGCAAAAATGGATTGAGGGAAAAGAAATCGAGAACTTCCATCAAAGCCTGGGGACTATTACACCTGCAATCCAAATCAAATTACAAGAAATTCGTAATTGTCCCTATCGAGGAGCAATTCGCCAAATCTATCTGGAAAGCAGAATGTTAGATTTACTAGCACTCCAGTTGACGAAATGGACTGAGTTAGAACAACAACCATGTTATCTCCCGAAGCTACGACGTAATGATATTGAGCGCTTATATCTAGCCCAAGAAATTTTAAGCAAAAATTTAGAAAATCCCCCATCATTATTGGAATTAGCACGGCAAGTGGGATTAAATGACAACAAGCTGAAATGGGGGTTTCGTCATCTTTTTGGTAAGGCTGTATTTGAATATTTCCATGATTGCCAAATGCAGCAAGCACAAAACTTGTTAGCACAGACACAGTTAAGCGTTACAGAAATTGCCCATACTGTCGGTTATGCTAGCTTACCTTCATTCAGTGGGGCATTTCGGCGGCGATTTGGCACAAGTCCGAGAGGATACCGCGATCGCTGTGGTTAA
- the secA gene encoding preprotein translocase subunit SecA has product MLKTLLGDPNARKLKKYQPYISEINLLEEDIKALADDELKGKTAEFKQRLAKGETLDEILPEAFAVVREAGRRVLGLRHFDVQLQGGIILHSGQIAEMKTGEGKTLVATLPSYLNALSGKGVHVITVNDYLARRDAEWMGQVHRFLGLSVGLIQSSMIPSERQKNYDCDITYVTNSEVGFDYLRDNMATSMADVVQRPFNYCVIDEVDSILIDEARTPLIISGQVERPTEKYLQAAEIAFTLKPEEHYEVDEKARNVLLTDEGFAEAEELLGVTDLFDPEDPWAHFVFNAIKAKELFLKDVNYIVRNGEVVIVDEFTGRVLPGRRWSDGLHQAIEAKEHVDIQPETQTLATITYQNLFLLYPKLGGMTGTAKTEEPEFEKIYKLEVTVIPTNRIRRREDWSDMVFKTEPGKWGAIAKECAQMHEQGRPVLVGTTSVEKSELLSRLLKEMAIPHELLNARPENVEREAEIVAQAGRRGAVTIATNMAGRGTDIILGGNSEYMARLKLREYFMPRIVQPEDEDTFGVQRVAGLPSASGGGQGFVPGKKVKTWRASPEIFPTQLSKDAEQQLKEAVETAVKEYGDRSLPELEAEDKIAVAAEKAPIDDPVIQKLRAAYNRIKQEYEQFTEREHDEVVELGGLHVIGTERHESRRIDNQLRGRAGRQGDPGSTRFFLSLEDNLLRIFGGDRVAGLMNAFQVEEDMPIESGMLTRSLEGAQKKVETYYYDIRKQVFEYDEVMNNQRRAIYAERRRVLEGQDLKEQVIKYAEKTMDDIVDFYINPDLPSEEWDLEKLVEKVKEFVYLLADLQPNQLEDMSVTEIKAFLHEQVRIAYDLKEAQIDQVQPGLMRQAERFFILQRIDTLWREHLQQMDALRESVGLRGYGQKDPLIEYKSEGYELFLDMMVNIRRDVVYSLFMFQPQPQPVVQTSSEMV; this is encoded by the coding sequence ATGCTAAAAACTTTGTTGGGCGATCCCAACGCTCGTAAACTTAAAAAATACCAACCTTACATTAGTGAAATTAACCTCTTAGAGGAAGACATTAAAGCGCTTGCCGATGATGAGTTAAAAGGCAAAACAGCAGAGTTTAAACAGCGGCTGGCCAAAGGCGAAACCCTGGATGAGATTCTGCCAGAAGCTTTTGCTGTCGTCCGGGAAGCAGGACGGCGAGTCTTAGGCTTGCGGCACTTTGATGTCCAACTCCAAGGTGGTATTATTCTGCACTCAGGGCAAATTGCCGAAATGAAAACCGGGGAAGGTAAAACCCTGGTGGCGACATTGCCGAGTTATTTGAATGCTCTGAGTGGTAAAGGCGTACACGTGATTACAGTGAACGATTACCTAGCTCGTCGGGACGCGGAATGGATGGGACAGGTGCATCGCTTCCTGGGGTTGAGCGTAGGGCTAATTCAGTCCAGTATGATTCCCAGTGAACGGCAGAAAAATTACGACTGCGACATTACCTATGTCACCAACAGCGAGGTAGGTTTTGATTATCTCCGCGACAACATGGCTACATCAATGGCAGATGTGGTACAACGCCCGTTCAACTACTGCGTGATTGATGAAGTTGACTCAATTCTCATTGATGAAGCACGGACACCGCTGATTATTTCTGGACAGGTAGAAAGACCAACAGAAAAATACCTACAAGCAGCCGAAATCGCCTTCACACTGAAACCAGAAGAACATTACGAGGTGGATGAGAAAGCCCGTAACGTGTTGTTGACAGATGAAGGTTTTGCCGAAGCAGAAGAACTTTTGGGCGTTACAGATTTATTTGATCCAGAAGATCCTTGGGCACACTTTGTTTTCAATGCCATTAAAGCTAAAGAACTGTTCCTCAAGGATGTAAACTATATCGTCCGCAATGGGGAAGTGGTAATTGTTGATGAATTCACCGGGCGGGTACTACCGGGACGGCGCTGGAGTGATGGATTACACCAAGCAATTGAAGCCAAAGAACACGTAGATATTCAACCAGAAACTCAAACTTTGGCGACGATTACCTATCAAAACCTGTTCTTGCTTTATCCCAAATTAGGTGGGATGACGGGAACCGCGAAGACGGAAGAACCAGAATTTGAAAAAATTTACAAGCTAGAAGTCACGGTAATTCCTACCAACAGAATCAGAAGACGGGAAGATTGGTCTGACATGGTGTTTAAGACCGAACCTGGGAAGTGGGGAGCGATCGCCAAAGAATGTGCCCAAATGCACGAACAGGGTAGACCTGTATTAGTTGGCACTACCAGCGTGGAAAAATCTGAACTTCTCAGCCGCCTCCTCAAAGAAATGGCGATTCCCCACGAATTGCTCAACGCCCGACCGGAAAACGTTGAGCGAGAAGCAGAGATTGTTGCCCAAGCAGGACGCAGAGGTGCTGTAACTATCGCCACCAACATGGCTGGTAGAGGTACGGATATCATCCTGGGTGGTAACTCCGAATATATGGCGCGGCTGAAACTGCGGGAATACTTCATGCCGCGAATTGTCCAGCCAGAAGATGAAGACACCTTTGGTGTGCAACGGGTTGCTGGTTTACCAAGCGCCTCTGGTGGCGGTCAAGGTTTTGTTCCTGGGAAAAAAGTGAAAACTTGGCGGGCTTCACCGGAGATTTTCCCCACCCAGTTGAGCAAAGATGCAGAACAACAGCTCAAAGAAGCCGTAGAAACTGCAGTCAAAGAGTATGGCGATCGCTCTTTACCTGAACTGGAAGCAGAAGACAAAATCGCTGTCGCCGCCGAAAAAGCTCCCATCGATGACCCGGTAATTCAGAAACTGCGGGCGGCTTATAATCGCATCAAGCAGGAGTATGAACAATTCACCGAGCGCGAACACGACGAAGTGGTCGAACTAGGCGGTTTGCACGTCATTGGTACAGAACGCCACGAATCCCGCCGGATTGACAACCAATTGCGCGGACGGGCGGGCAGACAAGGCGACCCTGGTTCCACGAGATTCTTCCTCAGTTTAGAAGATAACTTGTTGCGGATTTTTGGAGGCGATCGCGTCGCTGGGTTAATGAACGCCTTCCAAGTGGAAGAAGATATGCCCATCGAATCGGGAATGCTCACCCGCAGCTTGGAAGGCGCACAGAAAAAAGTCGAAACCTATTACTACGACATCCGGAAGCAAGTATTTGAGTACGACGAGGTAATGAATAACCAACGTCGCGCCATCTACGCCGAACGCCGCCGCGTGCTAGAAGGTCAAGACTTGAAAGAACAGGTGATCAAATACGCTGAAAAAACGATGGACGACATCGTTGACTTCTATATCAACCCAGACTTGCCCTCAGAAGAGTGGGATTTAGAAAAGTTGGTGGAGAAAGTCAAAGAATTTGTCTATCTGCTGGCGGACTTACAACCCAATCAATTAGAGGATATGTCTGTCACCGAGATTAAAGCTTTCCTCCATGAGCAAGTGCGAATTGCTTACGACTTGAAGGAAGCGCAAATTGACCAAGTCCAGCCCGGATTGATGCGCCAAGCCGAACGCTTCTTTATCCTGCAAAGGATTGATACCCTATGGCGGGAACACCTGCAACAAATGGATGCTTTGCGTGAATCGGTGGGATTACGTGGCTACGGTCAAAAAGACCCACTGATTGAGTATAAGAGTGAGGGCTATGAATTATTCTTGGATATGATGGTGAATATCCGCCGAGATGTGGTATACTCCCTATTCATGTTTCAGCCCCAGCCCCAGCCAGTAGTACAAACATCGTCAGAGATGGTTTGA